Proteins encoded within one genomic window of Thioploca ingrica:
- a CDS encoding MFS transporter → MMPYWGIYLHHLGFDAKAIGELIAIIMGTKIIAPNIWGWLAARTGYHITLVRISSLLAVICFAGVLLRQDYLWLAIVMTTFSFFWNAALPQFEATTFAYLGLQARRYTQIRLWGSIGFIITVSLFGWLLEYIPIRLLPALLLSLFIGIWLSSLWVPEKVNSVTPTYTESFYQVLRRPTIIALFAICFLMQASHGPYYTFYSLYLENHGYARDLIGRLWALGVVAEVMVFLVMHRLLIRFSLSRLLIISLSLTALRWLLIGSAVNSLLILIFAQLLHAASFGIYHGVSMQLIRHYFADHHQGQAQALYSSLSFGAGGAVGSLASGYVWQMGAQFSYWGAAGVCLIAIWISWQWLEQDKVA, encoded by the coding sequence ATGATGCCTTATTGGGGCATTTATTTACATCATTTAGGCTTTGACGCTAAAGCGATCGGGGAACTGATCGCTATCATTATGGGAACCAAGATCATTGCGCCGAACATTTGGGGTTGGCTTGCTGCTCGTACCGGGTATCATATCACTTTAGTGCGTATCAGTTCTTTATTAGCGGTGATCTGTTTTGCGGGTGTCTTGCTAAGACAAGATTATCTATGGTTAGCTATCGTGATGACGACGTTTAGTTTTTTTTGGAATGCGGCTTTGCCTCAATTTGAAGCGACCACATTCGCTTATTTAGGATTGCAAGCGCGTCGTTATACTCAAATTCGCTTATGGGGTTCAATCGGTTTTATTATCACCGTGTCCCTGTTTGGTTGGTTACTGGAATATATCCCGATCAGATTATTACCCGCTTTATTACTGAGCTTATTTATCGGGATTTGGTTAAGCAGTTTATGGGTACCAGAAAAAGTTAATTCCGTCACGCCCACTTACACCGAATCATTTTATCAAGTATTACGACGTCCGACTATTATTGCCTTATTTGCAATTTGTTTTCTAATGCAAGCCAGTCATGGTCCTTATTATACGTTTTATTCGCTCTATTTAGAAAATCATGGCTATGCACGAGATTTAATTGGGCGGTTATGGGCATTAGGTGTCGTTGCTGAAGTCATGGTATTTCTGGTTATGCACCGGTTACTGATACGATTTAGTTTAAGTCGATTATTAATCATTAGTTTAAGTTTAACCGCGTTACGTTGGTTATTGATCGGTTCTGCCGTTAATTCCCTGCTGATATTAATATTTGCCCAATTATTACATGCGGCGAGTTTTGGAATCTATCATGGCGTGAGCATGCAACTGATTCGTCATTACTTTGCTGATCATCATCAAGGTCAAGCTCAAGCTTTGTACAGTAGCTTAAGTTTTGGTGCTGGAGGCGCCGTTGGAAGTTTAGCCAGTGGTTATGTTTGGCAAATGGGTGCGCAATTCAGCTATTGGGGAGCCGCTGGGGTTTGCCTCATCGCTATCTGGATTAGTTGGCAATGGCTAGAACAAGATAAGGTAGCTTAA
- a CDS encoding chorismate synthase: MSGNTFGKIFTVTTFGESHGPAIGGVVDGCPPGLELSTDDLQVDLDRRKPGTSRHTTQRREADAVKILSGVFEGKTTGCPIGLLIDNTDQRSKDYGKIKEQFRPAHADYTYQQKYGIRDYRGGGRASARETAIRVAAGAIAKKYLKAHYGTQIRGYLTQLGPLKPDPNRFNWEEVNRNPFFCPDADLVSQLEAYMDVLRKEGNSIGARITVVVNHVPVGLGEPVFDRLDADIAYALMSINAVKGVEIGDGFACVEQKGTEHRDEITPQGFLSNHAGGILGGISSGQDIIASVALKPTSSLRLPGRSIDIHGQPTEVITTGRHDPCVGIRATPIAEAMLALVLMDHALRHRAQNWDVHSPIPLIPPQATDCKKNR; encoded by the coding sequence ATGTCAGGCAATACGTTTGGAAAAATCTTTACGGTGACCACCTTTGGAGAAAGCCATGGTCCGGCGATTGGTGGCGTTGTTGATGGTTGTCCACCTGGTTTGGAATTGAGCACAGATGATTTACAAGTTGATTTAGATCGACGCAAACCAGGAACGTCTCGCCATACTACCCAACGACGTGAAGCCGATGCCGTTAAAATTCTCTCTGGCGTGTTTGAAGGTAAAACGACCGGTTGTCCGATTGGGTTACTAATTGATAATACCGATCAACGTTCTAAGGATTATGGCAAAATTAAGGAGCAATTTCGACCGGCTCACGCTGATTATACCTATCAACAAAAATATGGCATTCGTGATTACCGCGGTGGTGGACGCGCTTCAGCACGGGAAACGGCGATTCGAGTTGCGGCAGGTGCGATTGCCAAGAAATATCTTAAAGCGCATTATGGTACTCAGATACGCGGCTATTTGACACAATTAGGTCCGCTTAAGCCAGACCCTAACCGATTTAATTGGGAAGAAGTCAACCGTAATCCCTTCTTTTGCCCGGATGCCGACCTGGTGTCCCAATTAGAAGCGTACATGGATGTTTTGCGTAAGGAAGGAAATTCGATTGGTGCCCGCATTACCGTGGTGGTTAATCATGTGCCGGTCGGGTTAGGCGAACCGGTTTTTGATCGGCTAGATGCGGATATTGCTTACGCGCTGATGAGCATTAATGCGGTAAAAGGCGTTGAAATCGGTGATGGTTTTGCCTGTGTCGAACAAAAGGGAACGGAACATCGGGATGAAATTACCCCACAGGGTTTTTTAAGTAATCATGCTGGTGGCATTTTAGGCGGAATTTCTTCTGGACAGGATATTATTGCTAGTGTCGCTTTAAAACCGACTTCTAGCCTGAGATTACCCGGACGTAGTATTGATATTCATGGGCAACCTACCGAAGTAATTACGACTGGACGACATGATCCGTGTGTTGGAATTCGCGCCACGCCGATCGCCGAAGCGATGTTAGCGTTAGTCTTAATGGATCATGCCTTACGCCATCGTGCTCAAAATTGGGATGTGCACTCGCCAATTCCCTTAATTCCTCCACAAGCGACCGATTGCAAAAAAAACCGGTAG
- a CDS encoding pyridoxamine 5'-phosphate oxidase, producing the protein MGKKYTELNDKLGEFIQQQPIFFVATAAADGRINISPKGMDTLRIITKNRIVWLNLTGSGNETAAHLLENRRLTLMFCSFAAEPLILRVYGHAQIFHPRNSEWNTLISLFPVKIGARQLIDMQIDLVQTSCGMGVPYFEFKSEREQLKQWAENKGEAGIKQYWEEKNQVSLDNKPTFII; encoded by the coding sequence ATGGGTAAAAAGTATACAGAATTGAACGACAAACTCGGAGAATTTATTCAACAACAACCGATCTTTTTTGTGGCAACAGCCGCTGCTGATGGACGAATTAATATTTCTCCCAAAGGCATGGATACATTACGGATTATAACTAAAAACAGAATCGTTTGGCTCAATCTCACCGGAAGTGGTAATGAAACGGCTGCACATCTTTTGGAAAACCGACGTCTGACCTTGATGTTTTGTTCTTTTGCAGCCGAGCCTTTAATTTTAAGAGTATATGGTCATGCTCAGATTTTTCATCCCAGAAATTCTGAATGGAATACCCTTATTTCACTATTTCCAGTTAAAATTGGTGCAAGACAACTGATTGATATGCAAATTGATTTAGTTCAAACTTCTTGTGGAATGGGGGTACCTTACTTTGAATTCAAAAGCGAACGAGAACAACTCAAACAATGGGCGGAAAATAAAGGAGAAGCTGGAATCAAACAATATTGGGAAGAAAAAAACCAGGTGAGTCTTGACAACAAACCGACCTTCATTATCTGA
- a CDS encoding A/G-specific adenine glycosylase: MATSTFNQRLLAWFDQHGRTNLPWQNNPTPYRVWISEIMLQQTQVNTVIPYYQRFIERFSDIIILATASLDEVLYYWAGLGYYARARHLYQAAQQICHQYDGELPTDLEKLMQLPGIGRSTAGAILALAHEQRHPILDGNVKRVLCRYYALAGHPSEKGVTDTLWRLAEENTPTQRVAAYTQAIMDLGATICIRRQPHCLLCPFQPDCLAHQQRQEEVYPSPQLRKALPVKTTTFIMLQNDSGEVLLEKRPAKGIWGGLWSFPECAVPTDIPHWCQQQLQWAVLQYHPWPRLRHTFTHFHLDIIPVHVPIPTELGKLVVFSNRFWYNAVQTPGYGLAVPVARLLVQLTSTGELLL; the protein is encoded by the coding sequence ATGGCTACTTCAACTTTTAATCAACGGTTGCTGGCTTGGTTTGACCAACATGGACGCACTAATTTACCCTGGCAAAATAATCCAACCCCTTATCGGGTATGGATTTCAGAAATCATGCTCCAACAAACGCAAGTTAATACCGTTATTCCTTATTACCAACGTTTTATCGAACGATTCAGTGATATAATTATTTTAGCAACGGCTTCATTAGATGAAGTTTTGTATTACTGGGCTGGTCTAGGATATTACGCTCGTGCCCGTCATTTATATCAAGCCGCGCAACAAATTTGTCATCAATATGATGGTGAGTTACCCACTGATTTAGAAAAATTAATGCAGTTACCGGGAATTGGTCGCTCAACGGCGGGTGCTATTTTAGCTTTAGCACATGAACAACGTCACCCTATTTTAGATGGTAATGTAAAACGGGTATTGTGTCGCTATTATGCGCTCGCCGGGCATCCCAGTGAAAAAGGGGTAACGGATACTTTATGGCGTTTAGCTGAGGAAAATACACCCACCCAACGCGTTGCTGCTTATACCCAAGCGATTATGGATTTGGGTGCGACTATTTGCATCCGTCGTCAGCCTCACTGTTTACTCTGTCCATTCCAGCCAGATTGTTTAGCTCATCAACAGCGACAAGAGGAGGTTTATCCCTCTCCGCAATTACGTAAAGCTTTACCCGTCAAAACGACAACTTTTATCATGTTACAAAATGACAGCGGTGAAGTGTTGTTAGAAAAACGCCCCGCTAAAGGGATTTGGGGTGGGTTATGGAGCTTTCCAGAATGTGCTGTGCCAACCGATATCCCTCATTGGTGTCAACAACAGCTTCAATGGGCTGTTCTTCAATATCACCCTTGGCCACGTTTACGTCATACTTTTACTCATTTTCATTTAGATATCATTCCAGTACATGTTCCTATCCCAACAGAACTGGGCAAATTAGTAGTATTTTCTAATCGATTTTGGTATAACGCTGTTCAAACACCCGGTTATGGTTTAGCGGTTCCCGTAGCACGGTTGTTAGTACAACTTACTTCAACAGGAGAATTATTGTTATGA
- a CDS encoding Fe(2+)-trafficking protein: MTRMVNCIKLGREAEGLKIPPYPGELGKKIYEQVSQEAWQTWLRHQTMLINEYRLSPVDPRHRKMLEEEMEKFLFGEGSV; the protein is encoded by the coding sequence ATGACTCGCATGGTTAACTGCATCAAACTCGGTCGAGAAGCTGAGGGCTTAAAGATCCCGCCTTATCCAGGTGAATTGGGAAAAAAAATTTATGAACAGGTTTCTCAGGAAGCTTGGCAAACCTGGCTTAGACATCAAACCATGTTGATCAATGAGTATCGTCTTTCACCCGTTGATCCACGGCATCGTAAAATGCTCGAAGAAGAAATGGAAAAATTCCTGTTTGGCGAAGGTTCCGTTTAA
- a CDS encoding aspartate 1-decarboxylase: MHCIFLKAKLHRACVTHAELNYEGSCAIDGLLLDLARINEYEQIQIYNLNNGERFTTYAIRAQEGSRLISINGAAAHKAQPQDRIIICAYIALTPEEMVLHKPTLVYLDESNTVTHTRHTIPIQAA, from the coding sequence ATGCACTGCATTTTTTTGAAAGCTAAACTGCATCGTGCTTGTGTTACTCATGCGGAACTAAATTATGAGGGTTCTTGTGCGATTGACGGTTTGTTACTTGATTTAGCTAGAATAAATGAATATGAGCAAATTCAAATATATAATTTGAATAATGGTGAACGTTTCACTACCTATGCCATTCGTGCTCAAGAAGGATCGAGATTGATTTCCATTAATGGCGCCGCTGCTCATAAAGCACAACCGCAAGATCGGATTATTATTTGTGCCTATATTGCGTTAACGCCGGAAGAAATGGTTTTACATAAACCGACTTTAGTTTACTTAGACGAATCGAATACGGTCACACACACTCGCCACACGATTCCTATACAAGCAGCCTAA
- a CDS encoding ribonuclease G and E, which yields MNQEVLINVTPRETRVALVENGILQEVMIERISSRGLVSNIYKGRVCRVLPGMQAAFVDIGLERAAFLHISDIVNAHLHHGEIAIDDKTESIHHFLHEGQPVLVQVIKEPLGTKGARLTTQIAIPSRYVVFLPSSPNMIGISTRIESTEERKRLKEIAWQHMGITEQAVIETSKQGETEVMQAIATVYNDQAEQLNHYGFIIRTAAEGITTEMLCADMNFMCRLWKDIQDKESQAPPCSLIYEDLSLALRTVRDLMGTVVDKIKVDSPIIFNELIDFTNKFIPDFVPHIEYYTGERPIFDLYCIDDEITKALERKVQLKSGGYLVIDQTEAMTTIDVNTGGYVGSRNLEETIFKTNLEAAQAIARQLRLRNLGGIIILDFIDMLDPEHKRQVLRTLEKCLERDRAKSHIGEVSSLGLVQMTRKRTRESLEHVLCENCPTCGGRGSVKSVQTICYEIFREISREALLFDAKQFLVLAAQEVVDIMLDEESNHVAELEESLGRSIRFQVEISYTQEQYDIVPGPFNT from the coding sequence ATGAATCAAGAAGTTTTGATTAATGTCACACCACGTGAAACACGGGTGGCTTTAGTAGAAAATGGGATTCTTCAAGAAGTTATGATTGAGCGGATCAGTAGTCGTGGGTTAGTCAGTAATATTTATAAAGGTCGCGTCTGTCGAGTTTTACCGGGCATGCAAGCGGCTTTTGTGGATATTGGTCTGGAACGAGCCGCTTTTTTGCATATTTCAGATATTGTGAATGCTCACTTACATCATGGTGAGATAGCGATTGATGATAAAACCGAGTCTATTCACCATTTTCTCCATGAAGGTCAACCGGTTTTAGTCCAAGTGATCAAAGAACCTTTAGGCACGAAAGGTGCAAGGTTAACGACTCAAATTGCAATCCCTTCCCGGTATGTGGTTTTTCTGCCCTCTTCTCCCAATATGATTGGCATTTCTACCCGCATTGAGTCTACTGAAGAACGTAAGCGGTTAAAAGAGATTGCTTGGCAACACATGGGAATTACTGAGCAAGCCGTCATTGAAACTTCAAAACAGGGAGAAACCGAGGTGATGCAAGCGATAGCCACCGTCTATAATGATCAAGCCGAACAACTGAATCATTATGGCTTCATTATTCGTACTGCAGCAGAGGGTATTACGACGGAGATGTTATGTGCAGATATGAATTTTATGTGTCGGTTATGGAAGGATATTCAAGACAAAGAAAGTCAAGCACCACCTTGCTCTTTAATTTATGAAGATTTATCTTTAGCATTACGGACTGTCCGTGATTTGATGGGCACCGTCGTCGATAAAATTAAAGTCGATTCACCGATCATTTTTAATGAATTAATTGATTTTACTAATAAATTTATTCCAGATTTCGTGCCACACATTGAATATTATACCGGTGAGCGGCCGATTTTTGATCTGTATTGTATTGATGATGAAATTACTAAAGCACTAGAACGTAAAGTACAATTGAAATCTGGGGGCTATTTAGTCATCGACCAAACTGAAGCGATGACTACCATTGATGTGAATACCGGTGGCTATGTTGGTAGCCGTAATTTAGAAGAAACTATTTTTAAAACCAATTTAGAGGCTGCTCAAGCGATTGCTCGGCAATTACGGTTGCGTAATTTAGGTGGTATTATTATTTTAGATTTTATTGATATGTTGGATCCGGAACATAAACGTCAGGTATTACGAACTTTAGAAAAATGTTTAGAACGGGATCGAGCTAAAAGTCATATTGGCGAAGTTTCTTCGTTAGGCTTAGTCCAGATGACCCGGAAACGAACTCGGGAAAGTTTAGAACACGTACTCTGTGAAAACTGTCCGACTTGTGGTGGACGTGGTTCGGTTAAAAGTGTTCAAACGATTTGTTATGAAATTTTCCGCGAAATTTCCAGAGAAGCATTATTATTTGATGCTAAACAATTCTTAGTATTAGCTGCTCAAGAAGTCGTGGATATCATGTTAGATGAAGAATCTAATCATGTTGCTGAATTGGAGGAGTCATTGGGTCGTTCTATTCGGTTTCAAGTTGAAATTTCTTATACCCAGGAGCAATATGATATTGTGCCCGGTCCTTTTAATACTTAA
- a CDS encoding putative membrane protein, with amino-acid sequence MWWLVPTIFKLVHWLWRLWLWIWLLLCLFILLAAFLFAKLPEYRAEVEQLLNAIWKQPITIGQLDTYWVDGMPAIAVQQVHLVDTQIEIAYAEVVIDVLASLRQARWVTQSITAKSSQLALTRTTEGRITVVGLPASASQSPGHLEWLVWLWQQPTVSIQVATLQWLEPKQIPLTFSAVELSLSWQDHVPWLRGQVNFPQETFSVTKPTRLDMQAQRLTFATGLLEPQVALPLRIEGQFTLEQLQLLAPVNLPPQTLQGRFFADQSTAGTWQIQSQQQLVSSKQTLELPELKIHISPTEQPFLGQPIESLLLPGFINRLSQNLLQQPKPNSGSTATVNWFSSLPLILRPTVAQEIEAPILVTHTNQSQPVEISAQLSRLSLNEWLSQLLDYLEPNWQKTLLALQPQGQLADIQWQYTPNQMGRIRGRLVNFASQPDEQWPGIQGLSGDFELTARQSTLTLKPATLVVNWPRYYKQPLLLKIIAGQFQWQLSPQGKHLVIPDLQVQLDQQLTMQLTGQIDMPLNSKRPVIQLQVRCYQGNLAQLWRYVPIQLQPQLASLVQLNGELTQAQVILTGDNQATEFEVKGQIKQVNFNWISPQTQVMVKDLSAHFNIAPHQIALKVNNATATVDLPNLYSHSLSVTQIKGDLNWQGVPGQWQLSTHKLQAVDHKTKIQITGHLKQPLAAAVESHLQINLHQGQLSQVYYYLPDKKLTKPVNWLKQSLLNGEIHTAQASLEGPLQTLFHNPKGFNFKSQVNNAQIQYASSWPALSRVNAQVFIQGRTLTVQAQSGHLLNSQLNATTVTIADLSNPKQTLVQVTGHLHGAASDGLKFIEQSPLRTQLNLSRLDLDGLMDLQLNLAIPLTKGRTQVAGQIRFTDTTLQDKSLNITLTEVNGQLNFNDDQVHAPQLQGKLLGNPITFSLLTLRNERPKRTTVQVSGWANPLLLAQQINHFVPSLAPIPITTYLSGESQWIVTVNFPNETVKENNDTDIQIETDLLGMAVNLPAPLDKIAQEQRFLSIKVRLPNKISHFNHSPAIEVQGYYGQILNSVLQINQQRLERGSIVFGTTPAQLPPTAMLNIQGKLNTLSTTAWQKRFAAPASDFSLASSHPDNQTALNRWLKPIPLFSLPISLEVYFDQLELLGQNFNQVALQAKYAELLGQLAITSKEVEGQIKFNQLGSPSLDLVFQKLRLTHLSSSQTKPTQPMVQVTNQSQPPDPHDLPPISFHCNELQIGDTHLGTVTFQGQAHPEGLAMTLSAQTLGLDLNMKGLWRYVVQQHQTSVEVQLNSDNTRLMLQQLGYQQPPLTGKQTQITLNAYWQSAPYPFNLSTLVGTLSLVIAEGNIVNVEPGPIGRIFGLFDVYTLPRRLALDFSDVFKKGFGFNTLAGVFFLQAGQAYTDQLILQSPAAHIKIQGQTNLIDKTYEQVVTVFPQLANPLPVASALAGGVGVGAAAWVVQQLLQSELQKVIYSQYRITGPWQKPAIIPLPHHRLPPTPPEFAEK; translated from the coding sequence GTGTGGTGGTTAGTGCCAACTATTTTCAAATTAGTTCATTGGTTATGGCGATTATGGCTATGGATTTGGTTGTTGCTGTGTTTATTTATTTTACTCGCAGCATTCCTGTTTGCTAAATTACCCGAATATCGAGCAGAAGTTGAGCAATTGCTTAATGCCATTTGGAAACAACCCATTACGATAGGTCAACTAGACACGTATTGGGTAGATGGAATGCCGGCCATCGCAGTGCAGCAAGTTCATCTCGTTGATACCCAAATTGAAATTGCTTATGCCGAAGTCGTTATTGATGTGTTAGCTTCACTTAGGCAAGCTCGGTGGGTTACTCAAAGTATCACCGCGAAAAGTAGCCAACTGGCATTAACTCGAACGACAGAAGGTCGTATCACAGTAGTTGGATTACCCGCCAGCGCTAGTCAATCTCCAGGTCATTTAGAATGGTTAGTGTGGTTATGGCAACAACCGACAGTTTCTATACAAGTTGCTACGTTACAATGGTTGGAACCTAAACAGATACCATTGACCTTTTCTGCCGTAGAACTATCATTGAGTTGGCAAGACCATGTCCCTTGGTTACGTGGGCAGGTGAATTTTCCCCAAGAAACTTTTTCAGTAACCAAACCCACTCGCCTGGACATGCAAGCTCAACGCCTGACGTTTGCAACCGGACTGCTAGAACCGCAAGTGGCTTTGCCTTTAAGAATTGAAGGGCAATTTACGCTTGAACAACTCCAACTGTTAGCGCCCGTTAACTTACCTCCGCAAACGTTGCAAGGCCGATTTTTTGCTGATCAATCCACCGCTGGCACTTGGCAAATCCAGAGCCAACAACAGCTCGTTTCTTCTAAACAAACCCTTGAATTACCTGAGTTAAAAATACACATTTCCCCAACCGAGCAACCTTTTCTTGGGCAGCCAATCGAATCATTACTATTACCTGGGTTTATCAACCGGTTATCTCAAAACTTGCTTCAGCAACCTAAGCCGAACAGCGGTTCTACTGCAACGGTCAATTGGTTCTCTTCTTTACCGCTGATATTGCGACCCACTGTTGCTCAGGAAATCGAAGCGCCCATTTTGGTTACTCATACTAATCAAAGCCAACCCGTTGAAATCAGTGCACAACTGTCTCGCTTATCTTTAAACGAATGGTTATCTCAACTCTTGGATTACTTGGAACCAAACTGGCAAAAAACCTTACTCGCACTCCAACCCCAAGGTCAGTTAGCGGATATCCAATGGCAGTACACGCCTAATCAAATGGGGCGAATTCGTGGCCGGTTAGTTAATTTTGCTAGTCAACCGGATGAACAATGGCCTGGTATTCAAGGATTATCGGGAGATTTTGAACTGACTGCTCGCCAAAGTACCTTGACGCTGAAGCCAGCAACGCTTGTGGTTAATTGGCCGCGTTACTATAAGCAACCGTTATTGTTGAAAATAATAGCAGGGCAGTTCCAGTGGCAACTCTCTCCTCAAGGTAAGCACCTGGTTATACCTGATTTACAAGTACAACTGGATCAGCAGTTAACCATGCAACTGACCGGTCAGATAGACATGCCGTTAAATTCCAAGCGCCCAGTTATCCAATTACAAGTGCGTTGTTACCAGGGCAATTTAGCTCAACTCTGGCGTTATGTTCCCATTCAATTACAACCCCAGTTAGCGTCACTCGTTCAGTTGAATGGTGAACTCACTCAAGCCCAAGTTATTTTGACGGGAGATAATCAAGCCACTGAATTTGAAGTCAAGGGCCAGATTAAGCAAGTGAATTTTAACTGGATTTCTCCTCAAACTCAGGTTATGGTTAAAGATTTATCGGCTCATTTTAATATTGCACCTCACCAAATTGCGCTTAAAGTAAATAACGCTACCGCCACAGTAGATTTACCTAATTTATATAGTCATTCTTTGTCGGTAACCCAAATTAAAGGCGATTTGAACTGGCAAGGTGTCCCGGGACAGTGGCAACTCAGCACTCATAAACTACAAGCAGTTGATCATAAAACTAAAATTCAGATCACCGGTCACCTTAAACAACCGCTAGCAGCCGCTGTGGAAAGTCATTTACAAATCAACCTCCATCAAGGTCAATTGTCCCAAGTTTATTATTATTTACCCGATAAAAAATTAACTAAACCAGTTAATTGGCTTAAACAGAGTTTACTAAACGGTGAGATCCATACCGCTCAAGCCTCACTTGAAGGCCCCCTGCAAACCCTATTTCATAATCCCAAGGGCTTTAATTTTAAAAGCCAAGTGAATAATGCCCAAATTCAATATGCTTCTTCATGGCCGGCGCTAAGTCGGGTGAATGCCCAAGTTTTTATTCAGGGACGGACCTTAACTGTTCAAGCGCAAAGTGGTCATTTACTGAATAGTCAGTTAAATGCCACCACGGTCACCATTGCGGATTTATCCAATCCGAAACAAACATTAGTGCAAGTCACCGGTCATCTTCATGGAGCGGCTAGCGATGGCTTAAAGTTTATCGAGCAAAGTCCTTTGCGTACTCAATTGAATTTGAGTCGACTCGATCTCGATGGGTTGATGGATTTGCAATTGAACTTAGCCATTCCGCTCACTAAGGGACGTACTCAGGTTGCTGGTCAAATTCGTTTTACGGATACTACCTTACAAGATAAATCGCTTAATATCACTTTAACTGAAGTTAATGGCCAGTTGAATTTCAATGATGATCAAGTACATGCACCGCAACTGCAAGGGAAATTGTTAGGTAATCCCATTACTTTCTCGCTACTCACCTTGAGAAATGAACGTCCTAAACGAACCACAGTACAAGTGAGTGGTTGGGCAAATCCGCTGTTGTTAGCTCAACAAATTAACCACTTTGTTCCCAGTTTAGCACCGATTCCGATAACCACTTATTTGAGTGGTGAGAGCCAATGGATAGTTACGGTGAATTTTCCGAATGAAACAGTTAAAGAAAATAATGACACGGATATTCAAATCGAAACCGACTTATTGGGTATGGCGGTTAATTTGCCAGCACCACTGGACAAAATTGCGCAAGAACAGCGTTTTTTGAGTATCAAAGTACGCTTACCCAATAAAATAAGCCACTTTAATCACAGTCCAGCGATTGAAGTACAAGGATATTATGGCCAGATTCTAAATAGTGTATTACAAATAAACCAACAGCGGCTAGAACGGGGTTCGATTGTGTTTGGTACGACTCCCGCGCAACTCCCGCCGACGGCGATGCTCAACATTCAAGGCAAATTAAATACCTTATCAACCACCGCTTGGCAAAAGCGTTTTGCTGCTCCAGCGAGTGATTTTTCTTTGGCTTCAAGCCACCCAGATAACCAAACCGCTCTTAATCGTTGGCTAAAACCGATCCCGCTCTTTTCCTTACCCATTTCATTGGAAGTTTATTTTGATCAACTGGAACTGTTAGGGCAAAATTTTAATCAAGTAGCGTTACAAGCTAAATATGCCGAATTGTTAGGACAGTTAGCGATAACCAGTAAAGAAGTCGAGGGTCAGATTAAATTCAATCAATTGGGTTCACCTTCTCTCGATTTAGTATTTCAAAAATTACGGTTAACTCATTTATCTTCCTCTCAAACTAAACCGACCCAACCGATGGTTCAGGTGACTAATCAAAGTCAGCCACCCGATCCACACGATTTACCACCTATTTCATTCCACTGTAATGAACTGCAAATTGGCGATACTCATTTAGGAACAGTCACCTTTCAAGGTCAAGCTCATCCAGAAGGTTTAGCCATGACTTTATCGGCTCAGACGCTGGGATTGGATTTAAACATGAAAGGACTTTGGCGTTATGTGGTACAACAACACCAAACCTCAGTGGAAGTACAACTCAATAGCGATAATACCCGTTTAATGTTACAGCAACTGGGCTATCAACAACCGCCGCTGACTGGCAAGCAAACTCAAATTACGCTGAATGCCTATTGGCAAAGTGCACCCTACCCATTTAATTTATCAACCCTCGTCGGAACTTTAAGTTTAGTGATCGCAGAAGGCAATATTGTTAACGTTGAACCTGGGCCAATTGGTCGCATTTTTGGGTTATTTGATGTTTATACTTTACCACGACGGTTAGCGCTAGATTTCAGTGATGTATTTAAAAAAGGCTTTGGTTTTAATACCCTAGCTGGGGTGTTTTTTTTGCAAGCCGGGCAGGCGTATACCGACCAATTGATATTACAAAGTCCAGCAGCCCATATTAAAATTCAAGGCCAAACCAATTTAATCGACAAAACTTATGAACAGGTTGTCACCGTATTCCCCCAGCTTGCTAATCCCTTACCGGTCGCTAGTGCTTTGGCCGGTGGTGTTGGTGTGGGGGCGGCTGCTTGGGTAGTACAACAACTATTGCAATCCGAACTGCAAAAAGTGATTTATTCTCAGTACCGTATTACTGGACCTTGGCAAAAACCAGCGATTATACCGCTCCCTCATCATCGTCTCCCACCCACTCCACCCGAATTCGCCGAGAAATAG